ACACTTGAGAAAGTGCCCGTTAGCGAAGTCGCGGTGAGTATGGTAAACGCATGCCCAGCTTTCGGTTCGTCGTAGAGCTCTTGAATACTAACAATAAACTCTCCGTCGATAACAGCGCTTCCGACCACAATCAGCTTATCAGTGATGAGCTCATCGGATAAGTTCGTATCTTGGATTTCCATTCGAAACGAAGCCGAGGGTGCCATGACCAGATTTCCAATCATCGTCGTGGTCAAAGTCTCCTGACCGAGCTCACCCATTTGAAGGTGCCCGCTACTGTTCAAAAAGTTGCCCGCCCCGAGCTTCAGGTCATTGTGGGTCACGAGCGTGGCACCACTTCTGTTTTCGATGACGTTGGTTCCGGCACCGAGATCGATGCTGCCATATATTCCACCGTGGTTATCGATGGTCTCATTTCCATCTCCTGTCTTAATAGCTACAAAGCTCTGCGAAATAATCGATCCATAATTGTTCACTTTATTTTCAGTACCATCGATAAATCCTACCCCAACACTAACACTAGCACCATCAGCACCTGAGACGGAACCACTCAGAATATTAGCGGTTAAGATGGATGGACCGGATAAAAAAATTCCGTACGCAGCGATTCCATTCGCTCTCACATCGCCTTTTGTGGTCACACTCACTCCAGACATTTCAGATTTGGCGAAGATCGCATTAGCCCGATTCCCAATCGATTCAACATCTCCCGCCCAGTGTAATGTAACGGACTGGGCAGCCTCAATATGAATCGCATCGCTACTGTTAAAATCCCCCCTACTCGCAACAGAACTTCCACTGTCATTTGAAAAAATGTTCACAAATCCAGCGGAAGCGTATGCTAGCACACCTCCGCCGCTCTGGCTAACGCCTATAGTTCCCTCGTGATTGATTTCGACATTTCCATTCGTGCTATTCGCTATCATTCCGCTTCCCAGAAAGGTCGATAAAGAAGCGGTGTTGTTGATTTGAATATCGGATTCAGCTTTAAGACCAACTGCATCGGAAATTGAGGTCGTAACCGTGCGAATATCGCCAGAGCTGTTCAGTGTTGCCTTTCCACCTGAACTTATAGCTAGAATTCCAGGAGAAAATGCAGAGGTCCCACTACTTTTCGTAGAAATTTCTCCGTTACTTGTAATTCCAATATCATTCGCAGCTTTTACTTCGATCGCACTTC
This genomic stretch from Verrucomicrobiota bacterium harbors:
- a CDS encoding thrombospondin type 3 repeat-containing protein, which encodes SLNYEPKKRKPSFRKAFRTGSSSGEIRTHTTAISNAISADASSNILVNNTASLSTFFGGGIVAHSIGGNIDIQHDGVIRNSHGGTGISGKGISAVADSGSVNVSVRDTIISTGSAIEVKAANDIGITSNGEISTKSSGTSAFSPGILAISSGGKATLNSSGDIRTVTTSISDAVGLKAESDIQINNTASLSTFLGSGMIANSTNGNVEINHEGTIGVSQSGGGVLAYASAGFVNIFSNDSGSSVASRGDFNSSDAIHIEAAQSVTLHWAGDVESIGNRANAIFAKSEMSGVSVTTKGDVRANGIAAYGIFLSGPSILTANILSGSVSGADGASVSVGVGFIDGTENKVNNYGSIISQSFVAIKTGDGNETIDNHGGIYGSIDLGAGTNVIENRSGATLVTHNDLKLGAGNFLNSSGHLQMGELGQETLTTTMIGNLVMAPSASFRMEIQDTNLSDELITDKLIVVGSAVIDGEFIVSIQELYDEPKAGHAFTILTATSLTGTFSSVRVLNGSHHSAEISRKVGLELSYTETTITGTVVLLEIDSYEDWKKLGFDEAQQADELVSGSEANPDGDGLSNGDEALFGGDPLKPEGSPVSFELGDVNDPDGISISATFNVADDITDREWFFETSPNLEDWSPASVTETTMQDMGDFSKLTVDFDQPVSSEGSTFVRLKGRTISQ